CGCCCGCTGGCGATGTTCCGGCGCGGCTACGACCTGCGCGAGCTGACCGTCGCCGCCTGCCGGGAGGAGGGCTTCGAGCCGGTCTTCGGCATCGAGGGCGGCGAGATGGACGCGGTCCTCGGCTTCGTCCGCGCGGGACTCGGCCTGGCGGTCGTGCCCAGCATGGTCGCGGCGCGCTCGGGCCTGCGGATCACCCGCTTCGCCGCGCCGGGCCTGCACCGCACCATCTCGGTGGCGCACCGGGGCGACGTCTCGCCGCCCCGCGCGGCCCGCGAACTCCAGCGCATCCTGACCGAACGGCTGACGGCACCGAGCGTCTGACGCCACCGAGCGTCTGACGGCATCAAGCGTCTGACGCCACCGAGCGGCTGGCGATCGCCCTCGGGCGGATCAGCTCCCCGGCACCCCGCTCGCCGCCGCCACGATCCGCTGGCTCATGGCGGACGGGTCGGCGCCCGTCTGCGTCGGGCTGAACGACCAGACCAGCTGGCGCCGCTGGTCGCGGGTGGCGAACATCCCGCTCGCGTAGCCCTCCTGCTGGCCGGTCTTGCCCCACCAGGTGACGCCGCCCACCGTGGCCGTCTGGAGCCCGGTGCTGTAGCGGGCGGGGCTGCCGTCGAGCATCTTCACGTGCTTCGGGGGCAGCGTGAACATCTTCTGGAGCTGCCGCTCGGGCAACAGCGCCCCGGAGAACAGCGCGGCCATGAAGCGGTGCATATCGCCGGTGCTGGAGATGATCTCGCCGTCCGCGTGGCTGCGGGACATGTCGAACTCCGTCACATCCACCAGCGACCCGTCCGCCGCCTCCAGGCAGGCGTGCACATGCGGCCCGTGGATCCGGCGGTCGTTCCCGTCCGCCGAGGGGAAGGAGGTGTGGCCCAGCCGCAGCGGGCGCAGCAGCCGGTGCCGGATCTCCGTCCCGTACAGCCGCCCCACCACCTGCTCGATGACGAGTGCGGCCAGGACGTAGTTGATGCCCCGGTACTCCTGCTTGGTGCCCGGGGTGAACTTCAGCGGGCCGCGGGTGACCGTCGCGACGACCTGCGGGGGCGTCCACCGGTCGAAGCGGTGCCGCAGCACCTGCTCGGTGGTCTTCATCTCCGGCAGCCCGATGTGGTCGGGCAGGCCACTGGTGTGGTTGAGGAGCTGCGCCACAGTGATCGCGCCGAAGCTCTCGGGCAGCAGCTTCGGCAGATAGTGCCGCACCGGCGACTCCAGCCGCAGCCGTCCCTCGTCGGCGAGCTGGAGGACGACGGTGGCCACGAACGCCTTGGTGACGCTGCCCGCGCGCACCTTGTCGTTGAGCCCGATGGGCCGCCCGGTCGCCGGGTCGGACACCCCGGAGGTGCCGTACCAGCGCCCTGCCGAGCCGCTCACGCGCAGCTGGGCGCCGCTTGCCGCAGGGTGCTTCAGGTCGTCGATCGCGGCGCGCAGCGCCCGGGTGTCCGGCGGCGGGAGCGTCCCCGCGCCTCCGTCACGGGAGGCGTGGGCGGCGACCGGCGCGCCGACGGCGGCGAGCGCGGCGCCGGAGGCCACACCGGCGAGCAGTGTCCTGCGGCTGGGGGAGAGCGGCGTCGAAGTCATGCCTCCACCCTCCCGGCGCCGCGGCCCCGCCTCCATCCGGGAAGACCCTGACGGCGCCCCGAGCCCTGCCCGAGGCACCTCGGGGTGCTCTCGGGGGGACTCGTCGGGGGCGGGGCCGGGGACCTACAGCCCCAGCTTCGCCTCCAGGAGGCGGGTGATGGCCGGCTTCTCGCCGTCCAGCTCGACATCCGCCTGCTCCTGCCGTCCGAAGGCGAACAGCAGCAGCTCGGACGGCGCGCCGACGACGGTCACCACCGGGGTGCCACGGTTCGCCACGGCCGTCTGCCCGTTGGGCCGCCGCAGCACCAGCCCCACCGGAGCCTTGCGCCCGCTCATCCGAGCGCTCCGCTCCAGCCGGTGCCACAGGGCGTCCTCGAAGACCGGGTCCAGCTCGCGCGGTGACCAGTCCGGCTGCGCACGGCGTACGTCCTCGCCATGGACGAAGAACTCCACCGTGTTCGCCGCCTCGTCCACCTGCTTGAGCGCGAACGGTGACATCTTCGGCGGCCCGGAACGGACCAACCGGACCAGCTCGTCGTAGGGCTTGGCGACGAACTCGGCCTGCACGCGCGCCAGCCGGGACTGGAGCGGCTTGATCAGGAGTCCGCCCGCCGCGTCCGAGCGGTGCTCCCGTACGACGAGATGCGCGGCGAGGTCCCTGGTCGCCCACCCCTCGCACAGGGTCGGGGCATCGGGACCGTGGGTCTCCAACAGATCTGCGAGCAGCAGACGTTCTCGCTTGGCATGGGTCGACATGCGGCAAGCGTACGGCGCGGACGGGTCGAGTGCGCGGGTGTGTCCGGTTGTGTGCGGGATGTGTTTGTCCCGTACCGCGCCGGGTGCGGGAGAATGGGGGCATGCCCCAGGAGACACCCCTCGACCCAGCCGTCGCCGCCCGCCTCAAGCGCGACGCCAACGGCCTCATCCCCGCGATCGCCCAGCAGTACGACAGCGGGGAGGTGCTGATGCTCGGGTGGATGGACGACGAGGCACTCCGCCGCACGCTCACCTCCGGGCGGGCGACGTACTGGAGCCGGAGCAGGCGCGAGTACTGGGTGAAGGGGGACACGTCCGGGCACGTGCAGTGGGTCAAGTCCGTCGCGCTCGACTGCGACGCGGACACGGTGCTCGTGAAGGTCGACCAGGTGGGTGCGGCCTGCCACACCGGTGCCCGCACCTGCTTCGACGAGGACGAGCTGACGCTCGGCGGCTGATCAGGCCCTTGCCCCGCCCCTTCACCGTTTCTTCCGGAGGCTGGGGGAGGGACCGGGGCCAAGTAGGGTGACGAGCCATGATCTGCGCGCCCGACCTCGACGCATTCCGTACGCTCGCCAAGGACCGGCGGGTCATCCCCGTGACCCGCCGGGTGCTGGCGGACGGCGACACCCCCATCGCCCTCTACCGGAAGCTGGCGGCCGAACGTCCCCGCACCTTCTTGCTGGAGTCGGCCGAGAACGGCCGCACCTGGTCGCGCTACTCCTTCATCGGCGTGCGCAGCGACGCCGCGCTGACCGTCGAGGACGGCCGGGCGCACTGGCTGGGCACCCCTCCCGTCGGCGTCCCCACCGACGGCGACCCCCTCGACGCGCTGCGCGCGACCGTCGAGGCCCTGCACACCCCGCGCGACCTGCACCACAGCGCGGAGCTGCCGCCCTTCACCGGCGGCATGGTCGGCTACCTCGGATACGACATCGTCCAGCGCCTGGAGAAGGTCGGACGCGACAGCGACACCGTCGATGACCTGCGGCTTCCCGAGCTGACGATGCTGCTCACCTCCGACCTTGCCGTCCTGGACCACCGGGACGGCACGGTCCTGCTCATCGCCAACGCGATCAACCACAACGACCTGGACACCGGCGTGGACGAGGCGTACGCGGACGCCGTACGCCGCCTGGACGCGATGGCCGCCGACCTCGCCCGGCCCGCGCCGGTGCCGCCGGTGACGCTGCCGGCCTCCGAACTCCCCGACGCCCTGGCCCGGTCAGCGGGCGCGACCTACCAGGGCTGGGTCGAGGACATCAAGGAGCGTATCCGCGCCGGTGAGGCGTTCCAGGTGGTGCCCTCGCAGCGGTTCGAGACGCCCTGTGCGGCGAGCGCGCTCGACGTCTACCGCGTGCTGCGCGCCACCAACCCCAGCCCGTACATGTACCTGCTGCGCTTCGACGACTTCGACATCGTCGGCTCCAGCCCCGAGGCGCTGGTCAAGGTCGAGGACGGGCGCGCGATGATGCACCCCATCGCGGGCACCCGGCCGCGCGGCGCCACCCCGCACCAGGACAACGCGCTGGCCGAGGAGTTGCTCGCCGACCCCAAGGAGCGCGCCGAGCACCTGATGCTCGTGGACCTGGGGCGCAACGACCTCGGGCGGGTGTGCGAGCCCGGCAGCGTGGAGGTCGTGGACTTCATGTCCATCGAGCGCTACAGCCACGTGATGCACATCGTCTCGACCGTCACCGGCCGGCTCGCACAGGGCAGTACCGCCTTCGACGCGCTGACCGCCTGCTTTCCCGCGGGCACCCTCTCGGGCGCGCCCAAGCCGCGCGCACTCCAGATCATCGAGGAGCTGGAGCCAACCCGCCGCGGCGTCTACGGGGGATGTGTCGGATATCTCGACTTCGCCGGCGACTCCGACACCGCCATCGCCATCCGCACCGCGCTGCTGCGCGACGGCACCGCGTACGTCCAGGCAGGCGCGGGTGTCGTCGCCGACTCCGAGCCCGTCTCCGAGGACACCGAGTGCGCCAACAAGGCCGCGGCGGTGCTGCGCGCCGTCCATACCGCCGAACGGCTGGGGGCACCTCCCCAGGGGGCGTAGGCCCAGGGGGCGGTAGCGTGGAGGGGTGACTTCCTCAACCCCCGCTCCCGACGCGGACGGCGCGCACGGCGCCGAGGGCGCTGACGCGCCGGCCCCGGCACGCTCGCGCGCGCCCCGCACCGCGCTCGGTATCGCGCTGCTGTGCGGCGCGGTGGGCGCCGCGCTCGCGCTGGTCGCCGCAGGGCAGATCTGGAGCGAGTCGACCGCCGAGTTCGCGCAGGGCCGGGTGCCCGTGCAGGCCAAGGGCGGCGATGTCACGGGGCTGCCCAGCGCGCTCGGGCTGGTCGGCCTCGCCGCGCTCGTGGCCGTCTTCGCCGTACGCCGCGCCACCCGCTTCATCGTCGCCGTGCTGCTCACGCTGTGCGGCGCCGGGGTCATCGCCTCGGCGCTGATCGGCGCGGACGACACCGGTGCGCTGAGCGAGCAGGCAGCCAAGACCAGTGGCCTGGCGGGCAGCACCGTGGGCGCCGTCGAGCTGACCGTCTGGCCCTACGTCTCGGCGGTCGGCGGCGCGCTGTTGCTGGTCGCGGGGCTGCTGGCGCTGCGCTACAGCCGCGTCTGGCCGTCCATGTCCGGCAGCGCCCGCTACGAGCGCGCCCCGCTGCGGCAGCGCGCCGCCCGGCCGCAGCGCTTCGACCCCGACCGGCCCGAGGACCTGTGGAAGGCGCTCGACCGCGGCGAGGACCCCACCCACGGCACCGCCTGACGCCGGCTGACGCGAAGCAGCCCCGGCCGGTGCTCCGGGCCGCGCTTCCGGCCGCTGGCCCCGGAACGCTCTCCTGGCCGGCCCGAGACCCGCCAGCCCGACGGCACGCTGCCCGTACGGGCGACCCCCGTGCCGGGGCGCGGGCGCCCAAGGGGGAGAATGGGCGCTGAGCGGGCCGGGTGGCCCCATCTCACGTTGTGACTCATCAAGGAGCATTCATGGCGCACAGCCACGGACACACCCCGGCCGCGTGGACCGGCGTGATCATCGTCTTCGCCGGTTTCTGTGTGGGCTCGGTCTTCATGGTGATGGCGCAGCCCCTCGGTGTGGTCGCCGGAGTGGTCCTGACCCTGGTGGGCGGCGTGGTCGGCGGCCTCATG
This sequence is a window from Streptomyces sp. NBC_01775. Protein-coding genes within it:
- the hisI gene encoding phosphoribosyl-AMP cyclohydrolase, which translates into the protein MPQETPLDPAVAARLKRDANGLIPAIAQQYDSGEVLMLGWMDDEALRRTLTSGRATYWSRSRREYWVKGDTSGHVQWVKSVALDCDADTVLVKVDQVGAACHTGARTCFDEDELTLGG
- a CDS encoding HGxxPAAW family protein; this encodes MAHSHGHTPAAWTGVIIVFAGFCVGSVFMVMAQPLGVVAGVVLTLVGGVVGGLMRAAGLGQKKAKGLTAAEFQAHKQAHAKAHS
- a CDS encoding anthranilate synthase component I — its product is MICAPDLDAFRTLAKDRRVIPVTRRVLADGDTPIALYRKLAAERPRTFLLESAENGRTWSRYSFIGVRSDAALTVEDGRAHWLGTPPVGVPTDGDPLDALRATVEALHTPRDLHHSAELPPFTGGMVGYLGYDIVQRLEKVGRDSDTVDDLRLPELTMLLTSDLAVLDHRDGTVLLIANAINHNDLDTGVDEAYADAVRRLDAMAADLARPAPVPPVTLPASELPDALARSAGATYQGWVEDIKERIRAGEAFQVVPSQRFETPCAASALDVYRVLRATNPSPYMYLLRFDDFDIVGSSPEALVKVEDGRAMMHPIAGTRPRGATPHQDNALAEELLADPKERAEHLMLVDLGRNDLGRVCEPGSVEVVDFMSIERYSHVMHIVSTVTGRLAQGSTAFDALTACFPAGTLSGAPKPRALQIIEELEPTRRGVYGGCVGYLDFAGDSDTAIAIRTALLRDGTAYVQAGAGVVADSEPVSEDTECANKAAAVLRAVHTAERLGAPPQGA
- a CDS encoding TIGR03085 family metal-binding protein — protein: MSTHAKRERLLLADLLETHGPDAPTLCEGWATRDLAAHLVVREHRSDAAGGLLIKPLQSRLARVQAEFVAKPYDELVRLVRSGPPKMSPFALKQVDEAANTVEFFVHGEDVRRAQPDWSPRELDPVFEDALWHRLERSARMSGRKAPVGLVLRRPNGQTAVANRGTPVVTVVGAPSELLLFAFGRQEQADVELDGEKPAITRLLEAKLGL
- a CDS encoding serine hydrolase domain-containing protein; this encodes MTSTPLSPSRRTLLAGVASGAALAAVGAPVAAHASRDGGAGTLPPPDTRALRAAIDDLKHPAASGAQLRVSGSAGRWYGTSGVSDPATGRPIGLNDKVRAGSVTKAFVATVVLQLADEGRLRLESPVRHYLPKLLPESFGAITVAQLLNHTSGLPDHIGLPEMKTTEQVLRHRFDRWTPPQVVATVTRGPLKFTPGTKQEYRGINYVLAALVIEQVVGRLYGTEIRHRLLRPLRLGHTSFPSADGNDRRIHGPHVHACLEAADGSLVDVTEFDMSRSHADGEIISSTGDMHRFMAALFSGALLPERQLQKMFTLPPKHVKMLDGSPARYSTGLQTATVGGVTWWGKTGQQEGYASGMFATRDQRRQLVWSFSPTQTGADPSAMSQRIVAAASGVPGS
- a CDS encoding TIGR02234 family membrane protein, which codes for MTSSTPAPDADGAHGAEGADAPAPARSRAPRTALGIALLCGAVGAALALVAAGQIWSESTAEFAQGRVPVQAKGGDVTGLPSALGLVGLAALVAVFAVRRATRFIVAVLLTLCGAGVIASALIGADDTGALSEQAAKTSGLAGSTVGAVELTVWPYVSAVGGALLLVAGLLALRYSRVWPSMSGSARYERAPLRQRAARPQRFDPDRPEDLWKALDRGEDPTHGTA